The segment CGACCTTCAGGTTATGAGCCTGACGAGCTACCGGGCTGCTCCACCCTGCAATAAGTGGGAAGGGCAGACCATCACCGCGGCTCGCGCTCTGTCAACGGCCTTTTTCTAAAAAACGAATTCTCCGCTTGCCAGCCCTCCCGCCGCCCTCTGTTGTCTGCCGCTCCTTCGCCCATCACGGACGCGGGAAAACCAAACCACAACCAGCATCTCTCGATCGCAAGGCGGCCCTCTGGCCGACCTGTGTTTCAGGCAGATAACATAGATCAACTCCCATGAACGTAACTCCTAAGGACCTCCTCGACGCCGGCGTACACTTCGGCCACCAGACCAAACGTTGGAACCCGCGCTCCAAGCCCTACGTCTTCGACCACCGCCAGGGCATCACCATCATCGACCTCGGCAAGACCCACGAGCTGCTCCAGAAGGCCTACACCTTCCTCGAGGAAACCGTCGCCGGCGGCGGTAACGTGCTCTTCGTTGGCACCAAACGCCAGGCCCAGGAAATCGTCCGCGAGGCCGCTATCGCCACCCACCAGCCTTTCGCTGTTGACCGTTGGCTCGGCGGCACCCTCACCAATTTCGCCACCGTCAAAAAATCCATCGCGAAGTTCAAGAAGTTCCAGCAGCTGGAAGCTTCCGGCGAACTGGCCAAGCTCTCCTCCAAGGAAGAGTCCGCCATCAAGCGCGAGATGGTGCGCATGAACAAGAATTTCTCCGGCATCGTCGACATGGCGAACCTGCCTTCCGCTGTGTTCGTCCTCGACGCCCACCAGGAAGCCATCGCCGTCGCCGAAGCCAAGCGCCTCGGCATTCCTTGCGTCGG is part of the Opitutus sp. genome and harbors:
- the rpsB gene encoding 30S ribosomal protein S2, producing the protein MNVTPKDLLDAGVHFGHQTKRWNPRSKPYVFDHRQGITIIDLGKTHELLQKAYTFLEETVAGGGNVLFVGTKRQAQEIVREAAIATHQPFAVDRWLGGTLTNFATVKKSIAKFKKFQQLEASGELAKLSSKEESAIKREMVRMNKNFSGIVDMANLPSAVFVLDAHQEAIAVAEAKRLGIPCVGLVDTNSDPTQLAYPIPGNDDAVKSIRIIVDTVIEAVQSGLAQRDSRRNTRGQADLRAVSSEMAASAGATNEAGEVDLSKVSIPSSVEVSEADIAASAKKSAATPRKKVAAPKA